From Pseudoxanthomonas sp. YR558, the proteins below share one genomic window:
- the lapB gene encoding lipopolysaccharide assembly protein LapB: protein MAFLTEWFWFFLFLPLAALSGWIIGRRGGQRHGDTQVSRLSSTYFRGLNYLLNEQPDKAIELFLHIAELDKETFETQVALGHLFRRRGEVDRAIRLHQGLVQRPDLNDQQKVQALLALGEDYMRSGLLDRAETVFSDLARIDQRAPQALKHLIGIYQAERDWEKAIDNARRYEEVTGEPMGKLVAQFECELAERQRTANSVDAARTAVARAYEADAGSVRAGIIEGRIESDAGNAEAAIRAFERAARHDPDYLPEVLPSLLASYDQVGDLSGARAFLSEMCEHYRGIAPVLALTKLVERQDGVAAARAYLARQLKDRPSVRGEAALIDLTLAEGADPTATLNDLKHITDQLLVRNPSYRCTRCGFGARTHHWQCPSCKEWGTIKPLLNYAVV, encoded by the coding sequence TCGAGCACCTACTTCCGTGGCTTGAACTATCTGTTGAACGAGCAGCCGGACAAGGCGATCGAGCTGTTCCTGCATATCGCGGAGCTGGACAAGGAAACCTTCGAGACGCAGGTCGCGCTTGGTCACCTGTTCCGCCGTCGAGGCGAGGTGGACCGTGCGATCCGCCTGCATCAGGGACTGGTGCAGCGCCCGGATCTCAATGACCAGCAGAAGGTGCAAGCACTGCTTGCTTTGGGCGAGGACTACATGCGGTCCGGCCTGCTCGACCGGGCTGAAACGGTTTTCAGCGACTTGGCTCGTATCGACCAGCGCGCCCCGCAAGCGCTCAAGCACCTGATAGGCATCTACCAGGCCGAGCGCGATTGGGAAAAAGCCATCGATAACGCCAGGCGCTACGAAGAGGTCACCGGTGAGCCGATGGGCAAGCTCGTCGCTCAGTTCGAATGCGAACTCGCCGAAAGGCAGCGCACGGCGAACAGCGTCGACGCCGCCCGTACCGCGGTCGCGCGCGCCTATGAGGCCGACGCCGGCAGCGTACGTGCCGGCATCATCGAGGGGCGGATAGAGTCCGATGCGGGCAATGCCGAAGCGGCGATCCGTGCCTTCGAGCGGGCCGCCCGGCATGATCCCGACTACCTGCCGGAGGTATTACCTAGCCTCTTGGCGAGCTACGACCAGGTGGGCGACCTCTCGGGCGCTCGCGCGTTCCTCTCCGAGATGTGCGAGCACTACCGCGGGATCGCGCCGGTGCTCGCGTTGACGAAGCTGGTCGAGCGCCAAGACGGAGTCGCGGCGGCGCGGGCGTATCTCGCCCGTCAGCTCAAGGATCGTCCCTCCGTGCGCGGCGAGGCTGCGCTCATCGATCTGACCCTCGCCGAAGGCGCCGACCCCACGGCGACTCTCAACGACCTCAAGCACATCACCGACCAATTGCTGGTACGCAACCCCAGCTACCGTTGCACGCGCTGTGGCTTCGGCGCGCGTACGCATCACTGGCAATGCCCTAGCTGCAAGGAGTGGGGCACGATCAAGCCGCTGCTCAACTACGCGGTGGTCTGA
- a CDS encoding glycosyltransferase family 4 protein, giving the protein MPALPAWLLVHFAGAAMGTWWARRYALKGNLMDHPGERRSHAAPTPRGGGIAIVAMVLLAGIAVGAQNAEDRWLLWSFVPGLMIVAGIGWWDDHRPLSPWLRLGVQAIAATLLASGVWSATDTLCYAIFAFVAAMVLVNVWNFMDGINGLAASQASLAALAYAALMPASGAVTWIAWALFAACAGFLPFNFPRARIFMGDVGSGALGYTLAMLVAMSVVAAPLDSVPLTFLPLCAFLVDASFTLAWRMLRGERWWTPHVSHLYQWAARRWGHSCVTVIYLVFGSVSLLLSFTLPNTTRGTGAAVVAGSYAAAGALWFLLRRGWRD; this is encoded by the coding sequence ATGCCGGCACTGCCTGCCTGGCTGCTGGTGCACTTCGCCGGCGCCGCTATGGGAACCTGGTGGGCACGGCGCTATGCCTTGAAGGGCAACCTGATGGATCACCCCGGCGAACGGCGAAGTCATGCCGCGCCTACGCCTAGGGGAGGGGGCATCGCGATTGTCGCGATGGTGCTGCTGGCTGGCATCGCGGTCGGCGCGCAAAATGCCGAAGACCGCTGGCTGCTCTGGAGCTTTGTTCCCGGCCTGATGATCGTAGCCGGAATCGGCTGGTGGGATGACCACAGACCGCTGTCGCCTTGGCTACGTTTGGGCGTGCAGGCGATCGCCGCAACACTGTTGGCGTCCGGGGTCTGGTCGGCTACGGATACCCTGTGCTATGCCATCTTTGCCTTCGTGGCTGCCATGGTGTTGGTTAACGTCTGGAATTTCATGGATGGCATCAATGGCCTGGCCGCCAGCCAGGCGTCGCTGGCAGCGCTGGCGTACGCGGCGTTGATGCCCGCCAGTGGGGCCGTGACTTGGATCGCCTGGGCGTTGTTCGCTGCTTGTGCGGGGTTCCTGCCCTTCAACTTTCCGCGCGCACGCATCTTCATGGGCGACGTGGGCAGTGGCGCGCTGGGTTACACCCTCGCGATGCTGGTGGCGATGTCGGTCGTCGCGGCACCCCTGGACTCCGTGCCGCTGACCTTCCTGCCACTCTGTGCGTTCCTTGTCGACGCCAGCTTCACGTTAGCGTGGCGCATGCTGCGCGGCGAGCGTTGGTGGACCCCACACGTCAGCCATCTGTACCAGTGGGCCGCGCGGCGATGGGGGCACAGTTGCGTAACCGTGATTTATTTGGTGTTCGGTAGCGTTAGCTTATTGTTAAGCTTCACCTTGCCGAATACGACCCGTGGAACAGGCGCGGCGGTCGTGGCAGGTAGCTACGCGGCGGCAGGTGCATTGTGGTTTTTATTGCGCAGGGGATGGCGCGACTAG